Proteins co-encoded in one Pyxidicoccus xibeiensis genomic window:
- a CDS encoding YARHG domain-containing protein, with amino-acid sequence MKSPTGPLGCLAVLALLLAAPRVEAGGCLCDNDLYPRVLLGTATPEEVARCEEGRPSREDALSCLRGLSFKNVKQGDQTAESFRLGVDGLVAAANDKALARGAVNLLLASQSYRDAGVRAKVRPVMASAGRAPLWDTLVSAADGDAAAFTRALYQYCEQYPVISELALEDVTLEQLWPLPPGVKLADARKRLACPYGQRLVMGAAIRSLQGTLPKEALALLTPAQLRLLRNAVYARHGRVFQAKDLQDFFTQESWYQPDPAYTDARLTPEDQRHLELIQAAEPKGGKKG; translated from the coding sequence ATGAAATCGCCCACCGGTCCCCTCGGCTGTCTCGCCGTGCTCGCACTCCTGCTCGCGGCCCCGCGTGTCGAAGCGGGAGGTTGTCTCTGCGACAACGACCTCTACCCACGAGTCCTCCTGGGTACGGCCACACCCGAGGAGGTGGCACGGTGCGAGGAGGGCCGCCCCAGCCGCGAGGACGCGCTGAGCTGCCTGCGCGGGCTCTCCTTCAAGAACGTGAAGCAGGGAGACCAGACGGCCGAGTCCTTCCGGCTCGGCGTGGACGGGCTGGTGGCCGCGGCGAACGACAAGGCACTGGCCAGGGGAGCGGTGAATCTATTGCTCGCCTCGCAGTCCTACCGGGACGCCGGGGTGCGGGCGAAGGTCCGCCCCGTCATGGCGTCGGCGGGTCGCGCGCCCCTCTGGGACACGCTGGTGTCGGCGGCGGATGGGGACGCGGCCGCCTTCACCCGCGCGCTCTATCAGTACTGCGAGCAGTACCCCGTCATCTCCGAGCTGGCCCTGGAGGACGTGACGTTGGAGCAGCTCTGGCCACTGCCGCCGGGAGTGAAGCTCGCGGACGCGCGCAAGCGCCTGGCGTGTCCCTACGGCCAGCGCCTGGTGATGGGCGCCGCCATCCGCTCACTCCAGGGGACGCTGCCGAAGGAGGCGCTGGCGCTGCTGACCCCCGCGCAGCTGCGCCTCTTGCGCAACGCCGTGTACGCCCGCCACGGCCGCGTCTTCCAGGCGAAGGACCTCCAGGACTTCTTCACCCAGGAGTCCTGGTACCAGCCCGACCCCGCCTACACCGACGCACGTCTCACGCCCGAGGACCAGCGGCACCTGGAGCTCATCCAGGCCGCGGAGCCGAAGGGCGGAAAGAAGGGCTGA
- a CDS encoding serine/threonine-protein kinase yields the protein MSFLLYPSRERTLFHDGAPLLWQLGPYVGLFQRPELGTTGALLARRVDPDGTEHDNVLIHQLPTGSTASESAATVFQEEWRLATLLSHPHILRTLDTWLDVPPEPARGAPRPLFFQLVTEYVPGETLSTVLAMLEAKGARMPVPVALSVAARVAQGLHAAHEARDAEGRQLEVLHRDVAPAHVLLTYDGDVKLSGFGIASTAVRLMHGPIFKHVGSQPPETQRKGRVLGDRRVDVYALGVTLYEALTGVDPFRRPLDFDSLKAAQTGDAPPPSRHRPDLPATVDSVVMRAMAPRPEDRYPTAADFAHAMEALRSAFGPGDEREELAALLRELSGDERIRARTHVPSLPELRARAAAAAALDALPPASEQEPEAGATSAKPTPGTRFIPHSRLLLLCAGAVLFLVSAVVARVAKSRESFVEEVAQVARSGQARAASCLSGGARERVPVQLVLDGQGRAEAKVAGPLAGTVTARCIEEALATLPYPRKRGLLPVTVEVATGGP from the coding sequence TTGTCCTTCCTGCTCTACCCCTCACGGGAGCGCACCCTCTTCCACGACGGTGCGCCGCTGCTGTGGCAGCTCGGCCCCTATGTGGGGCTCTTCCAGCGGCCGGAGCTCGGGACGACGGGGGCCCTGCTCGCGCGGCGCGTGGACCCGGACGGCACCGAGCACGACAACGTCCTCATCCACCAGCTCCCCACCGGCTCGACGGCCAGTGAGAGCGCGGCCACCGTCTTCCAGGAGGAGTGGCGGCTGGCCACGCTCCTGTCACATCCCCACATCCTCCGCACGCTGGACACGTGGCTGGACGTACCGCCGGAGCCCGCGCGGGGAGCGCCCCGGCCCCTCTTCTTCCAGCTGGTCACCGAGTACGTCCCGGGCGAGACGCTCTCCACCGTGCTCGCCATGCTGGAGGCGAAGGGCGCGCGCATGCCCGTGCCCGTGGCGCTGTCCGTGGCCGCGCGCGTGGCGCAGGGGCTGCACGCCGCGCACGAGGCCCGCGACGCGGAGGGACGGCAGCTGGAGGTGCTGCACCGGGACGTCGCCCCCGCCCACGTGCTGCTGACGTACGACGGCGACGTGAAGCTGTCCGGCTTCGGCATCGCCTCCACCGCCGTGCGGCTGATGCACGGCCCCATCTTCAAGCACGTGGGCTCGCAGCCGCCGGAGACCCAGCGCAAGGGCCGCGTGCTGGGAGACCGGCGCGTGGACGTCTACGCGCTGGGGGTGACGCTCTACGAGGCACTCACCGGCGTGGACCCGTTCCGCCGCCCGCTGGACTTCGACTCGCTGAAGGCCGCGCAGACCGGGGACGCGCCGCCGCCGAGCCGCCACCGGCCGGACCTGCCCGCCACCGTGGACTCGGTGGTGATGCGCGCCATGGCGCCCCGGCCCGAGGACCGCTACCCCACCGCCGCCGACTTCGCGCACGCCATGGAGGCACTGCGCTCCGCCTTCGGTCCGGGAGACGAGCGCGAGGAGCTGGCCGCGCTGCTGCGAGAGCTCTCTGGTGACGAGCGCATCCGCGCGCGGACGCACGTGCCCTCGCTGCCGGAGCTGCGGGCCCGGGCCGCCGCAGCCGCCGCGCTGGACGCGCTTCCGCCCGCGTCCGAGCAGGAGCCCGAGGCCGGGGCGACCTCTGCGAAGCCGACGCCGGGGACGCGATTCATCCCGCACTCGCGGCTGCTGCTGCTCTGCGCGGGCGCCGTGCTGTTCCTCGTATCCGCCGTGGTGGCGCGCGTGGCGAAGTCGCGCGAGTCCTTCGTGGAGGAGGTCGCGCAGGTGGCCCGGAGCGGGCAGGCGCGCGCCGCCTCGTGCCTGTCGGGGGGCGCGCGCGAGCGGGTGCCCGTGCAGCTCGTCCTCGACGGACAGGGGCGGGCGGAGGCGAAGGTGGCAGGCCCGCTGGCCGGCACGGTGACGGCCCGCTGCATCGAGGAGGCACTGGCGACGCTGCCCTACCCTCGCAAGCGCGGGCTGCTGCCCGTCACGGTGGAGGTGGCGACCGGCGGGCCGTGA
- a CDS encoding AAA family ATPase: MNPASSRSAVLRRGAGLASLALAVLLTAPWEAARAQPRLRVAGATASNEVKLRTPSEDFQRELRVDLLPGAGPDGGVEDALPGGVTVLVDPLQSQDGVQVPLVTTLRGTTEGGATAPISTRQPLHLEVSGKLPAAGDYTGLVVLVHAGGRETVSLTVTRVQAVPAVQFVATSPAVASSGWGWSPVDATVRLPFKETAGVGGRLSAPQLLQLQRKAPDLGAALIQPQYEGAHFELERALPGGGSLEAITLDGGIPVEAHGSGAVVLRLRGLDGPGEYTGTVRLAVPSGAPVEQAFTVWVRTPWLWGAMLIAMGALSSYAVRLYTQRIRPRAQRLHRALALRERAQALMAGKGAEAKELGLVVRRQIDTLVSEIRRPVRGIRVGDAELAAVEPRLRLYEAWCDVHRKFQALPKDVQSEEATRLLAEVDKALRSEATPTEQLDERLKAVRELDVVGLARAGLKARLQDIQAQARALAKQRGEDDALGFRLKHELLPLLQGFLDGLAQQDVATARGQVDVARSSYFDILCEELATAIAGPRPRGFSTDEWKELTTDLKERLRQARARAGTSVDEAFRLYQGAHAIYVRRLIKELRTEVQAERKAATTDEQRTALDGVDAKLGEALEALGAEAPHEAARKYGEARDALERSQTAWLRQRLLQLRTEVQTARTGTPQPHQLKELDAIRSLLDDALAALEVESLAEVTRRYERARAALQSYPSQPQTAAATMEFLAQHTEGIRVPAEPAPSTPTGGSIPSLPDSPLAAPVLGELEGMPLPAARHMWLVELVMLLLLTSVAVALGLQLLNVFSPTWGGFGAGMTAFLWGFGLHQVGNATFEGLTGLLTRVEKQGTPSSGT, translated from the coding sequence ATGAACCCCGCTTCCTCCCGTTCCGCCGTCCTTCGTCGTGGCGCGGGCCTCGCGAGCCTGGCCCTGGCCGTGCTGCTCACCGCGCCGTGGGAGGCCGCCCGGGCCCAGCCTCGGCTGCGCGTGGCCGGCGCCACCGCCAGCAACGAGGTGAAGCTGCGCACGCCGTCGGAGGACTTCCAGCGCGAGCTGCGCGTGGACCTGCTGCCCGGGGCCGGGCCGGACGGTGGCGTGGAGGACGCGCTGCCCGGCGGGGTGACGGTGCTGGTGGACCCGCTCCAGTCCCAGGACGGCGTGCAGGTGCCGCTGGTGACGACGCTGCGAGGGACGACCGAAGGCGGTGCCACCGCGCCCATCTCCACGCGCCAGCCGCTGCACCTCGAGGTGTCCGGGAAGCTGCCGGCGGCCGGGGACTACACGGGGCTGGTGGTGCTGGTGCACGCGGGCGGGCGGGAGACGGTGTCCCTCACCGTCACGCGCGTGCAGGCGGTGCCCGCGGTGCAGTTCGTCGCCACGTCCCCGGCGGTGGCCTCGTCGGGCTGGGGCTGGAGTCCCGTGGACGCCACCGTGAGGCTGCCCTTCAAGGAGACGGCGGGCGTGGGCGGCCGGCTGTCCGCGCCCCAGCTGCTCCAGCTCCAGCGCAAGGCGCCGGACCTGGGGGCGGCCCTCATCCAGCCCCAGTACGAGGGCGCGCACTTCGAGCTGGAGCGCGCGCTACCGGGCGGCGGCAGCCTGGAGGCGATTACGCTCGACGGGGGCATCCCGGTGGAGGCCCATGGCAGCGGCGCGGTGGTGCTGCGGCTGCGGGGGCTGGACGGGCCGGGCGAGTACACCGGCACGGTGCGGCTGGCGGTGCCCTCGGGGGCCCCGGTGGAGCAGGCCTTCACCGTCTGGGTGCGCACGCCGTGGCTGTGGGGCGCGATGCTCATCGCCATGGGGGCGCTGTCGTCGTACGCGGTGCGGCTGTACACGCAGCGCATCCGTCCCCGGGCGCAGCGGCTGCATCGGGCGCTGGCCCTGCGTGAGCGGGCCCAGGCGCTCATGGCGGGCAAGGGCGCGGAGGCGAAGGAGCTGGGCCTCGTGGTGCGCCGGCAGATTGACACGCTGGTGTCGGAGATTCGCAGGCCGGTGCGCGGCATTCGCGTGGGAGACGCGGAGCTGGCGGCGGTGGAGCCGCGGCTGCGGCTCTACGAGGCGTGGTGCGACGTCCACCGGAAGTTCCAGGCGCTGCCGAAGGATGTGCAGTCGGAGGAGGCCACCCGGCTGCTCGCCGAGGTGGACAAGGCCCTGCGCAGCGAGGCCACTCCAACGGAGCAGCTCGACGAGCGGCTCAAGGCGGTGCGCGAGCTGGACGTCGTCGGGCTGGCGCGGGCCGGGCTGAAGGCGCGGCTCCAGGACATCCAGGCGCAGGCGCGCGCGCTGGCGAAGCAGCGCGGTGAGGATGACGCCCTGGGCTTCCGCCTCAAGCACGAGCTGCTGCCCCTGCTCCAGGGCTTCCTCGACGGGCTCGCGCAGCAGGACGTGGCGACGGCGCGCGGCCAGGTGGACGTGGCCCGGAGCTCCTACTTCGACATCCTGTGCGAGGAGCTGGCCACGGCCATCGCGGGCCCACGGCCTCGCGGCTTCTCCACGGACGAGTGGAAGGAGCTCACCACGGACCTCAAGGAGCGGCTGCGCCAGGCCCGGGCGCGCGCGGGCACCAGCGTGGACGAGGCCTTCCGCCTGTACCAGGGCGCTCACGCCATCTACGTGCGCCGGCTCATCAAGGAGCTGCGCACCGAGGTGCAGGCGGAGCGCAAGGCGGCCACCACGGACGAGCAGCGCACCGCGCTGGACGGCGTCGACGCGAAGCTGGGCGAGGCGCTGGAGGCGCTCGGGGCGGAGGCTCCGCACGAGGCGGCGAGGAAGTACGGCGAGGCACGGGATGCGCTCGAGCGGAGCCAGACGGCCTGGCTGCGCCAGCGCCTCCTCCAACTGCGGACCGAGGTGCAGACCGCGCGGACCGGGACGCCGCAGCCGCACCAGCTCAAGGAGCTGGACGCCATCCGCTCCCTGCTGGACGACGCGCTGGCGGCGCTGGAAGTCGAGTCCCTTGCCGAGGTGACGCGACGGTACGAGCGGGCGCGAGCGGCCCTCCAGAGCTACCCGAGCCAGCCGCAGACCGCCGCCGCCACGATGGAGTTCCTCGCCCAGCACACGGAAGGCATCAGGGTACCGGCGGAGCCCGCGCCCAGCACCCCCACGGGCGGCAGCATCCCCTCGCTCCCGGACTCACCCCTGGCGGCGCCCGTGCTGGGCGAGCTGGAGGGGATGCCGCTGCCGGCCGCGCGCCACATGTGGCTGGTGGAGCTGGTCATGCTGCTGCTGCTCACCAGCGTCGCGGTGGCGCTGGGCCTCCAGCTCCTCAACGTCTTCTCACCGACGTGGGGCGGCTTCGGCGCGGGGATGACGGCCTTCCTCTGGGGCTTCGGCCTGCACCAGGTGGGCAACGCCACCTTCGAGGGGCTCACCGGCCTGCTCACCCGGGTGGAGAAGCAGGGCACGCCCTCCAGCGGCACCTGA
- a CDS encoding trypsin-like peptidase domain-containing protein, with protein MGGFIAGDTMELDGAERDELLKVLTSAFPSAEDLRRVVVSTRQRELEPLVPSGTARERVFALVRRAEAEGWIRELVKGAHEALPRHPRLHRFVLAYLASVQRSIPRGSLERIFGPKRDDGGGPDAWRRRLASIERQVCRVEPQVGASLGTGFLVAPNVVLTNFHVIENKLLESLRVRFDHKVLPDRTLLQPGTVYRVTKCLAHSPYSPADLMHPRPRDANVNELDYAFLQVEAAPGEALVDGEPRGWLELPETHAPFSPGSLVLIVQHPEGRPMSVALDEFLGVNPARTRVTYRACTGPGSSGAPCFTQDLRLAALHHSGGPRMPSSRGHNEGIPTDTIRASLSRQMLALLGWT; from the coding sequence GTGGGTGGCTTCATTGCGGGTGACACCATGGAGCTCGACGGCGCGGAGAGAGACGAGCTGCTGAAGGTGCTGACCAGCGCCTTCCCCTCGGCCGAGGACCTGCGCCGGGTGGTGGTGTCCACCCGTCAACGCGAGCTGGAGCCGCTGGTTCCCTCCGGCACGGCCCGCGAGCGCGTCTTCGCCCTCGTCCGCCGGGCCGAGGCGGAGGGGTGGATTCGCGAGCTGGTGAAGGGCGCCCATGAGGCCCTGCCCCGCCACCCCCGGCTGCACCGCTTCGTGCTGGCGTACCTCGCGTCCGTCCAGCGCAGCATCCCGCGCGGCAGCCTGGAGCGCATCTTCGGCCCGAAGCGGGACGACGGCGGCGGGCCGGACGCGTGGCGCAGGCGCCTGGCGTCCATCGAACGACAGGTGTGCCGCGTGGAGCCCCAGGTGGGCGCGTCCCTGGGCACCGGCTTCCTCGTCGCCCCGAATGTCGTCCTCACCAACTTCCACGTCATCGAGAACAAGCTGCTGGAGTCGCTGCGCGTGCGCTTCGACCACAAGGTGCTGCCGGACCGGACGCTGCTCCAGCCGGGCACGGTGTACCGGGTGACGAAATGTCTGGCGCACAGCCCCTACAGCCCCGCGGACCTGATGCACCCCCGGCCGCGCGACGCCAACGTGAACGAGCTGGACTACGCCTTCCTCCAGGTGGAAGCGGCGCCTGGCGAGGCCCTGGTGGACGGCGAGCCCCGAGGCTGGCTGGAGCTGCCCGAGACGCACGCGCCCTTCTCGCCCGGCAGCCTCGTGCTCATCGTCCAGCACCCGGAGGGCCGGCCCATGAGCGTCGCGCTCGACGAGTTCCTGGGCGTCAACCCGGCGCGCACGCGCGTGACGTACCGGGCCTGCACGGGGCCGGGCTCCTCCGGCGCGCCCTGCTTCACCCAGGACCTGCGGCTGGCCGCGCTGCACCACAGCGGCGGCCCGCGCATGCCGTCCTCGCGGGGCCACAACGAGGGCATCCCCACCGACACCATCCGCGCCAGCCTGTCCCGGCAGATGCTGGCCCTGCTGGGCTGGACGTGA